A single window of Salvia splendens isolate huo1 chromosome 8, SspV2, whole genome shotgun sequence DNA harbors:
- the LOC121745663 gene encoding uncharacterized protein LOC121745663 — protein sequence MEVIEELASNDEGWSNERSKAHRVASTTNHDHMSALSDKLDALTMKFDCMIMGKPSRDPQGSMEDVNYVNQGGNNGYYNNSRPNFHGGGYNQYGNKGHPNLSYGNPNNALQPPPGFTVTDGVINDPKKMTTEDILKSFMLQTNKLMEHNNQRMEKVETDVQCMATHLKNIDTQISQISQTVSTITQPGKFPSNTIINPKGCMAIHLRNGKTYEGPSLPETTKDAILEPKAAAAEKENEAEKENIGTTSGVKVSFPQVLNQKKKKDEQFTRLLDIFRKVHVNIPLIEALQQMPKYAKFLKEVIAQKTSWGQVDTINLTENCSALLQRKLPAKLKDPGSFTVDCLIGGYKVENALCDLGASINLMPLSVFKQLDIGTLKPTSATLQMADRSVAYPEGIVEDLLIKVGEFIFPVDFMVLDMEEDKGVPLLLGRPFLATAEANINVKNGELTIFMGEESQTFSHKPRSMDGRIEEC from the coding sequence ATGGAAGTGATTGAGGAGCTCGCATCTAACGACGAAGGATGGAGCAACGAAAGGAGTAAGGCACATAGGGTGGCTTCTACTACAAATCATGATCATATGAGTGCCCTGTCCGACAAGTTGGATGCGTTGACCATGAAATTTGATTGCATGATAATGGGGAAACCGTCTAGAGATCCCCAAGGAAGTATGGAGGACGTGAACTATGTGAATCAAGGGGGCAACAACGGGTACTACAATAATTCACGCCCCAACTTTCATGGTGGAGGATATAATCAGTACGGGAACAAGGGGCATCCCAATCTCTCGTATGGGAACCCCAATAATGCTCTGCAACCACCCCCAGGGTTCACAGTCACTGATGGAGTGATTAATGATCCAAAGAAGATGACCACAGAAGACATACTCAAGTCTTTCATGCTACAGACCAACAAGCTCATGGAGCATAACAATCAAAGGATGGAGAAGGTTGAGACAGATGTGCAATGTATGGCCACTCATCTGAAGAACATCGACACACAGATCAGCCAGATTTCCCAGACTGTGAGTACTATTACTCAACCGGGAAAATTTCCTTCGAACACCATCATAAATCCCAAAGGATGTATGGCCATCCATCTGAGGAATGGCAAGACGTATGAAGGTCCATCTCTGCCTGAGACCACGAAGGACGCTATTCTTGAGCCTAAGGCTGCCGCGGCAGAGAAGGAAAATGAGGCTGAAAAGGAGAATATTGGCACCACTTCTGGAGTAAAGGTGTCATTCCCGCAGGTACtgaatcagaagaagaagaaagatgagCAGTTCACTCGATTGCTGGACATCTTCAGAAAGGTGCATGTGAACATTCCTTTGATCGAGGCACTGCAGCAGATGCCTAAATATGCTAAGTTTCTGAAGGAGGTGATAGCCCAGAAGACCAGTTGGGGGCAGGTTGATACTATTAATCTAACTGAAAATTGCAGTGCTCTGCTGCAAAGGAAACTGCCTGCCAAGCTGAAGGACCCTGGAAGTTTCACTGTCGACTGCCTCATTGGGGGCTATAAGGTGGAGAATGCTCTCTGCGATCTAGGCGCGAGCATTAATCTAATGCCACTATCAGTGTTCAAGCAACTGGACATCGGTACTTTGAAGCCCACCTCAGCCACACTACAGATGGCGGACAGATCTGTTGCGTATCCAGAGGGCATCGTGGAAGACCTACTGATTAAGGTCGGGGAATTTATTTTTCCCGTCGACTTTATGGTCTTGGACATGGAAGAAGACAAAGGAGTCCCCCTACTGCTAGGACGTCCCTTCCTTGCCACTGCTGAGGCAAATATAAACGTGAAAAATGGAGAGTTGACAATCTTCATGGGAGAAGAAAGTCAAACGTTTTCCCACAAACCGAGAAGCATGGATGGAAGAATTGAGGAGTGCTAG
- the LOC121744861 gene encoding probable pre-mRNA-splicing factor ATP-dependent RNA helicase DEAH2, with protein MGTERKRKVSLFDVVDETAVPRKFPRANGSDRMAAAALPSTINKWNSKPYSQRYYEILEKRKTLPVWHQKDEFLQVLRANQTLILVGETGSGKTTQIPQFVLDAIELESADKRKKYMVGCTQPRRVAAMSVSRRVAEEMDVAIGEEVGYSIRFEDCSSARTVLKYLTDGMLLREAMTDPLLERYKVIILDEAHERTLATDVLFGLLKEVLKNRPDLKLVVMSATLEAEKFQGYFFGAPLMKVPGRLHPVEIFYTQEPERDYLEAAIKTVCQIHLCEPPGDILVFLTGEEEIEDACKKIAKEIANNGDQVGPVKIVPLYSTLPPAMQQKIFEAAPPPAREGGPAGRKIVISTNIAETSLTIDGIVYVIDPGFAKQKVYNPRIRVESLLVSPISKASAHQRSGRAGRTQPGKCFRLYTERSFHNDLVPQTYPEILRSNLANTVLTLKKLGIDDLVHFDFMDPPAPETLMRALEVLNYLGALDDDGNLTKLGEIMSEFPLDPQMSKMLVVSSEFNCSNEILSVSAMLSVPNCFVRPRDAQKAADEAKARFGHIDGDHLTLLNVYHAYKQNKEDPQWCYENFVNHRALKSADNVRQQLARIMARFNLKLCSTDFNSRDYYVNIRKAMLAGYFMQVAHLERTGHYLTVKDNQVVHLHPSNCLDHKPEWVIYNEYVLTSRNFIRTVTDIRGEWLVDIAPHYYDLSNFPNCEAKRQLEKLYKKRENAKDESRSKK; from the exons ATGGGCacagagagaaagaggaaggtGAGTCTATTTGACGTAGTGGACGAGACCGCCGTGCCGAGGAAATTTCCCAGGGCCAACGGCAGCGACAGAATGGCCGCGGCGGCGCTGCCCTCCACGATTAATAAATGGAACTCTAAGCCTTATTCGCAGAGATATTATGagattttggagaagaggaAGACTCTGCCCGTGTGGCACCAGAAGGATGAGTTTTTGCAGGTTCTTAGAGCTAATCAGACGCTTATCCTTGTCGGTGAAACCGGTAGTGGTAAAACGACTCAG ATTCCTCAGTTTGTGCTGGATGCCATAGAGCTAGAGTCAGCTGATAAGCGCAAAAAGTACATGGTCGGATGTACTCAGCCTCGGAGGGTGGCTGCTATGTCTGTTTCAAGGAGAGTTGCTGAAGAGATGGATGTGGCTATTGGTGAAGAAGTAGGTTATAGTATTCGTTTCGAGGATTGCAGCAGTGCTCGAACTGTTTTGAA GTACTTGACAGATGGTATGCTTTTGAGAGAAGCCATGACCGACCCACTCCTAGAGAGGTACAAAGTGATAATTCTTGATGAGGCCCATGAGAGGACTTTGGCAACAGATGTCTTATTTGGGCTTCTCAAGGAGGTGTTGAAAAATAGGCCTGACCTTAAACTAGTTGTCATGAGTGCTACTCTTGAGGCGGAGAAGTTTCAAGGTTACTTCTTTGGTGCACCACTAATGAAAGTTCCTGGGAGACTGCACCCTGTGGAGATTTTCTATACCCAGGAGCCTGAGAGAGATTACCTTGAAGCAGCTATAAAGACTGTGTGTCAGATACACTTGTGTGAACCTCCTGGTGACATTCTTGTCTTCCTTACCGGTGAAGAAGAAATTGAAGATGCTTGTAAGAAAATTGCGAAGGAAATAGCCAATAATGGGGATCAAGTTGGACCGGTGAAAATAGTCCCTTTGTACTCTACACTTCCTCCAGCAATGCAGCAGAAGATTTTTGAAGCTGCTCCACCACCGGCAAGGGAGGGTGGCCCCGCAGGAAGAAAGATTGTTATTTCTACCAATATTGCTGAAACATCTCTTACAATTGATGGCATAGTTTATGTCATAGACCCTGGGTTTGCAAAACAAAAAGTTTATAATCCTCGAATTCGTGTTGAATCTCTCTTGGTATCTCCTATATCAAAGGCTAGTGCCCATCAACGATCTGGGCGTGCTGGAAGAACACAGCCTGGCAAGTGCTTTAGACTGTACACAGAAAGGAGTTTTCATAACGACCTTGTACCGCAGACATATCCCGAGATATTAAGGTCAAATCTTGCAAATACCGTTTTGACTTTGAAGAAGTTGGGAATAGATGATCTGGTCCATTTTGATTTTATGGACCCACCAGCTCCTGAGACACTTATGAGAGCATTGGAGGTCTTGAATTACTTGGGAGCCCTTGATGATGATGGGAACCTGACCAAGTTGGGTGAGATAATGAGTGAGTTTCCATTGGATCCTCAGATGTCGAAGATGCTGGTTGTTAGTTCAGAATTCAATTGTTCAAATGAGATCCTCTCAGTGTCTGCAATGCTTTCAG TACCCAACTGCTTCGTCCGGCCTAGGGATGCTCAAAAAGCTGCTGATGAAGCAAAAGCTCGTTTTGGTCACATTGACGGAGATCATCTCACACTGTTGAATGTGTATCACGCTTACAAACAAAATA AGGAAGATCCACAATGGTGCTACGAGAACTTTGTCAATCATAGGGCTCTAAAATCAGCGGACAATGTTAGACAGCAGCTAGCTAGGATCATGGCCAGATTCAATTTGAAGCTCTGTAGCACAGATTTTAACAGCCGTGACTACTATGTCAATATCAGGAAGGCTATGCTTGCTGGATACTTCATGCAGGTTGCCCATTTAGAGCGCACTGGCCACTATCTTACTGTGAAAGACAACCAA GTTGTTCACCTGCACCCTTCAAATTGCCTGGATCATAAACCGGAGTGGGTTATATATAATGAATATGTTCTCACAAGTAGGAATTTCATTCGTACCGTGACAGATATTCGTGGTGAATG GTTGGTTGACATTGCACCGCATTACTATGATCTCTCAAACTTCCCCAACTGCGAGGCAAAGCGGCAGCTGGAAAAACTGTATAAGAAGAGGGAGAATGCAAAGGATGAAAGTCGAAGTAAGAAGTGA